The Sphingomonas sp. So64.6b genome includes a region encoding these proteins:
- a CDS encoding helix-turn-helix domain-containing protein, which produces MKDLDINEVSRRSGLRASTIRYYEEKGLIVSIGRRGLRRLFDPGVLERLALIALGRAAGFALDEIGEMVTGEGRPAIDRAKLTDKADELDGDIRRLKAMRDGLRHAAACPAAHHMDCPTFRGILKKAANGLLPVPASKPVKRHSI; this is translated from the coding sequence ATGAAAGATCTGGACATAAACGAGGTGTCGCGGCGCTCCGGCCTGCGCGCATCGACGATCCGTTATTATGAGGAAAAAGGCCTGATCGTTTCGATCGGGCGGCGTGGCCTCCGGCGGCTGTTCGACCCCGGCGTGCTGGAGCGACTCGCGCTGATCGCGCTGGGCCGGGCGGCGGGGTTCGCGCTGGACGAGATCGGCGAGATGGTCACCGGCGAAGGCCGGCCGGCGATCGACCGGGCGAAACTGACCGACAAAGCGGACGAACTGGACGGCGATATCCGGCGGTTGAAGGCGATGCGCGACGGGCTGCGTCATGCCGCGGCCTGCCCGGCGGCGCACCATATGGATTGCCCGACATTCAGGGGCATCTTGAAAAAGGCGGCCAATGGACTGCTCCCGGTACCGGCGTCGAAGCCAGTGAAGCGGCACTCAATATAG
- a CDS encoding GNAT family N-acetyltransferase, which yields MTTPDFTLRPERAEDEPFLRRLYVAIRMPEVEAMGWPEEMRQTFLEQQFSMQRSHYRTHYHDAEFSVIEADGAAVGRLYLFRGRRDHRIVDISLLPEVSGKGIGGALLDQVMTEAAALGRGVSIHVEGFNPARRLYDRKGFQEIEQRGPYWLMEWFPEGVIPAAAVFQLNTAS from the coding sequence TTGACGACGCCGGACTTCACACTACGCCCGGAGAGGGCGGAGGACGAACCGTTCCTCCGCCGCCTCTATGTCGCGATCCGCATGCCCGAGGTCGAGGCGATGGGGTGGCCCGAGGAGATGCGCCAGACGTTCCTCGAGCAGCAATTCTCGATGCAACGCAGCCATTATCGGACGCATTATCACGACGCCGAATTCAGCGTGATCGAGGCCGATGGCGCGGCCGTCGGGCGGCTCTATCTGTTCCGCGGACGGCGCGATCACCGCATCGTCGACATCTCGCTGCTGCCGGAGGTTTCGGGCAAGGGGATCGGCGGTGCTTTGCTCGACCAGGTGATGACCGAAGCGGCCGCGCTCGGCCGTGGCGTATCGATCCATGTCGAGGGCTTCAACCCGGCGCGCCGCTTATACGACCGCAAGGGATTCCAGGAGATCGAGCAGCGCGGCCCCTATTGGCTGATGGAATGGTTTCCGGAAGGAGTGATACCCGCTGCGGCCGTGTTTCAGTTGAACACCGCTTCATAG
- a CDS encoding class I SAM-dependent methyltransferase, translating into MRTLPVFAAVMMISASTLATSAPAQDATPGAALIAATKATTRSTANVARDQYRHPAETLAFFGVKPTDTVIEIWPGGGWYTEILAPYLSGKGTLYVAAASEKGMVAVKAKQALQPEAYRTVKYAIFPDGAGATAVPAGTADAVLTFRNVHNWRFGETDKTQAAFDQMFAMLKPGGTLGVEEHRLPEDQVGVEEGKSGYMKQSSVIAYATKAGFKLVAESAINANPKDTHDYPKGVWTLPPTYEEGDADRARYAAIGESDRMTLKFVKPK; encoded by the coding sequence ATGCGCACTCTGCCCGTTTTCGCCGCCGTTATGATGATTAGCGCCAGTACGCTTGCCACCAGCGCCCCGGCACAGGATGCCACGCCCGGCGCGGCGCTGATTGCGGCGACCAAGGCGACGACGCGCTCGACGGCGAACGTCGCGCGCGACCAATATCGTCACCCGGCCGAGACGCTGGCCTTTTTCGGGGTCAAGCCGACCGACACGGTGATCGAGATCTGGCCGGGCGGCGGGTGGTATACCGAAATCCTCGCACCCTATCTCAGCGGCAAGGGCACGCTTTATGTCGCTGCTGCGAGCGAGAAGGGCATGGTCGCGGTCAAGGCCAAGCAAGCGCTGCAACCCGAAGCCTATCGCACGGTCAAATACGCGATCTTCCCCGATGGCGCGGGCGCGACCGCAGTGCCGGCGGGCACGGCCGATGCGGTGCTGACGTTCCGCAACGTGCATAACTGGCGCTTCGGCGAGACCGACAAGACGCAAGCCGCGTTCGACCAGATGTTCGCGATGCTCAAGCCCGGCGGCACGCTTGGCGTGGAGGAGCATCGCCTGCCCGAGGACCAGGTCGGGGTCGAGGAAGGCAAGAGCGGTTATATGAAGCAATCCTCGGTGATCGCCTATGCGACCAAGGCGGGGTTCAAGCTGGTCGCCGAGAGCGCGATCAACGCCAACCCGAAGGACACGCATGATTACCCCAAGGGCGTGTGGACGCTGCCGCCGACCTATGAGGAAGGCGATGCCGACCGCGCGCGTTATGCGGCGATCGGCGAGAGTGACCGGATGACGTTGAAGTTCGTGAAGCCGAAATAG
- a CDS encoding class I SAM-dependent methyltransferase, with amino-acid sequence MEQQSPVIPGQANQAQSALWNDRAGRTWAELNTMLDDLLRPVQDLLVEQVATAPASRVLDVGCGGGGTTLAVARHLAPDHECLGIDISAPLIAAAGARAAAAGLDRVRFLRADAQTHDFAGARFDTILSRFGVMFFDDPVAAFANLRRAALPGARLVFAAWRGAADNPFMTTAETAAASVISTIPPRGADGPGQFAFADPAYVRDILTRSGWTAIDIRPVDPVCHLPERDLMTYATRLGPVGLLLQDLAVEDRAQVIAAIRAAFARYVHGDDVRFTAACWLVTARA; translated from the coding sequence ATGGAACAGCAATCGCCCGTGATTCCGGGGCAGGCCAATCAGGCCCAGTCCGCTTTATGGAACGACCGCGCCGGCCGGACCTGGGCGGAACTCAACACCATGCTCGACGACTTGCTGCGCCCGGTGCAGGATCTGCTCGTCGAACAGGTGGCGACCGCGCCGGCCAGCCGCGTGCTCGATGTCGGTTGCGGTGGCGGCGGCACCACGCTGGCGGTCGCGCGGCATCTCGCGCCCGACCATGAATGCTTGGGCATCGACATCTCGGCGCCGCTGATCGCCGCTGCCGGTGCGCGCGCGGCTGCCGCGGGGCTGGACCGGGTCCGCTTCCTCCGCGCCGATGCCCAGACTCATGATTTCGCCGGCGCCCGTTTCGACACGATCCTCTCGCGCTTCGGCGTCATGTTCTTCGACGATCCCGTGGCGGCCTTCGCCAATCTGCGCCGCGCGGCGCTGCCCGGCGCCCGGCTCGTCTTCGCCGCCTGGCGCGGCGCGGCCGACAATCCCTTCATGACCACCGCCGAAACCGCCGCGGCGTCAGTGATCTCGACCATCCCGCCGCGCGGCGCAGACGGCCCCGGCCAGTTCGCCTTTGCCGACCCGGCTTATGTGCGCGACATCCTGACCCGCAGCGGCTGGACCGCGATCGACATCCGGCCGGTCGATCCCGTCTGTCATTTGCCGGAACGCGATCTGATGACCTATGCCACGCGGCTCGGGCCGGTCGGTCTGCTGCTGCAGGATCTGGCGGTGGAGGATCGGGCTCAGGTGATCGCGGCGATCCGCGCCGCCTTCGCCCGCTATGTGCATGGCGACGATGTGCGCTTCACCGCCGCTTGCTGGCTGGTTACCGCGCGCGCCTGA
- a CDS encoding tail fiber protein, translating to MDGFLGEIRAFAFTFAPSGWLQCNGNILPLQQYSALFSIIGTMYGGNGSTTFALPNYQGRGPISTGQGPGLSGYVVGSQFGSEAVTLLQSDMPSHNHIVHNKTVVGSPGVAPPGLENVPTGITSLSRLVSPTGTPGAAYAKPPLTQPVMMSPMTIGVTGGTSPHENRQPYLPLIVCICINGVYPSRN from the coding sequence ATGGACGGCTTTCTCGGCGAGATTCGCGCCTTCGCTTTCACTTTCGCTCCCTCGGGCTGGTTGCAATGCAACGGCAACATATTGCCGCTTCAGCAATATTCGGCGCTGTTTTCAATCATCGGCACGATGTACGGCGGCAACGGCTCGACCACTTTCGCGCTGCCCAATTATCAAGGGCGCGGCCCGATCAGCACCGGTCAGGGTCCGGGACTTTCCGGCTACGTCGTCGGATCACAATTTGGCAGTGAGGCGGTCACTCTGCTCCAGTCGGATATGCCGTCGCATAATCACATCGTGCACAACAAAACCGTAGTCGGCAGCCCGGGCGTTGCGCCGCCCGGACTTGAAAATGTCCCGACTGGGATCACCAGTCTCAGCCGCCTCGTCTCACCGACCGGCACACCTGGCGCCGCCTATGCCAAGCCGCCGCTGACGCAGCCGGTGATGATGAGCCCAATGACGATCGGCGTGACCGGCGGCACCAGCCCGCACGAAAACAGGCAGCCTTATCTGCCGTTGATTGTCTGTATCTGCATCAACGGGGTCTACCCGTCGCGGAACTGA
- a CDS encoding asparagine synthase-related protein, whose product MGEFAGVIRFDDAAIDTATCERLGRGVAGQVRASLWRDGSVAIAERPALRVAFPAPAQLVELPSGGVVVADIRLDDRDDAIRALGVDRAQSSDDMAILGAACEKWGADTAARLYGDFAFALWDDRARRLTLARDALGVRTLYYFTDGQSIVFATTLRKMLALPQVPRDLDDIAVANYMTHTRGDVERTLYRHIRRVPPGGTVVIERGAIRVDRYWTPQLIASVHYGRDQDYVDAARDLFDRAVANRLPVSGGVAAMLSGGLDSTGVAGTAARLLGDRRIAAYTRVPGADHPYDTLDEATLARQLVGSYGNIDWAVIDDDYQMARDLEPELEASILGQPRNGGFNPSWYRPLLDAVEQSGANVLLNGGMGNMTLSWSGVPPYVENLRRGRLIAAARVALDTARVQHRSLHDVIRKDLIPAVEPRGLRLWRWKRHDGGAPAMLRHSVVATAFLESLHFQRHARALDQELPFEQIGDVRAWRMKFIHTQDARDIMAGSRHFFSFDQRDPMTDRRLAEFTLGVPEDQFFHKGEGRWLARRVLADRVPHAIATEQRKGRQCPEWYHIASKRRDAMAASIERIERSPIASRVLDIPRLKMLLDTFPKDAEAAMSSSAEHGPILQRGILMGSFLRWHEGGND is encoded by the coding sequence ATGGGAGAATTTGCGGGCGTCATCCGGTTTGATGACGCCGCTATCGATACTGCAACATGCGAGCGGCTGGGGCGTGGCGTTGCCGGTCAGGTCAGGGCGTCGTTGTGGCGCGACGGCAGCGTGGCGATCGCCGAACGTCCGGCGTTGCGGGTCGCGTTTCCGGCGCCGGCCCAGCTGGTCGAACTCCCATCCGGCGGGGTGGTTGTCGCCGACATTCGGCTCGATGATCGTGATGATGCCATTCGGGCGCTCGGGGTCGATCGCGCCCAGTCATCGGACGACATGGCTATTCTCGGCGCGGCCTGCGAGAAATGGGGCGCGGACACAGCAGCGCGACTCTATGGCGATTTCGCCTTTGCGCTATGGGATGATCGGGCGCGCCGGCTGACCCTGGCGCGCGACGCGCTCGGCGTCCGCACACTCTATTATTTCACCGACGGGCAATCGATCGTGTTCGCCACGACATTGCGGAAGATGCTCGCATTGCCGCAGGTGCCACGCGATCTCGACGATATCGCGGTCGCCAATTACATGACTCACACGCGTGGTGATGTCGAACGCACACTTTATCGCCATATCCGCCGAGTACCGCCCGGCGGGACGGTGGTGATCGAGCGTGGTGCGATCCGGGTCGATCGATATTGGACGCCGCAATTGATCGCGTCGGTGCATTATGGTCGCGATCAGGACTATGTCGATGCGGCGCGCGACCTGTTTGATCGTGCGGTAGCGAACCGATTGCCGGTAAGTGGCGGTGTCGCCGCGATGCTGTCCGGCGGGCTCGATTCGACCGGCGTCGCGGGGACCGCCGCGCGCTTGCTCGGCGATCGCCGCATTGCCGCCTACACCCGCGTGCCCGGTGCGGATCACCCCTACGATACGCTCGATGAAGCGACGCTCGCCCGGCAATTGGTAGGCAGCTACGGCAATATCGACTGGGCCGTGATCGACGATGATTATCAGATGGCGCGCGATCTCGAACCGGAGCTGGAAGCGTCGATCCTCGGCCAGCCACGCAATGGCGGTTTCAATCCAAGCTGGTACCGACCGTTGCTCGATGCGGTCGAACAGTCGGGCGCGAACGTGCTGCTCAACGGCGGGATGGGCAACATGACCCTCTCTTGGTCCGGAGTGCCGCCCTATGTCGAGAATTTGCGCCGTGGCCGGTTGATCGCCGCTGCTCGCGTGGCGCTCGACACCGCACGCGTCCAACACCGGTCACTCCATGATGTCATCCGCAAGGACCTGATCCCGGCGGTGGAACCGCGCGGCTTGCGGTTGTGGCGGTGGAAACGCCATGACGGCGGTGCGCCCGCTATGCTCCGCCATAGCGTCGTAGCGACTGCTTTTCTGGAATCGCTCCATTTCCAGCGTCACGCACGCGCCCTCGATCAGGAACTTCCCTTCGAGCAGATCGGCGATGTCCGTGCCTGGCGGATGAAGTTCATCCACACGCAGGACGCGCGCGACATCATGGCGGGCTCACGACACTTCTTCTCCTTTGATCAACGCGATCCGATGACCGACCGGCGGCTCGCCGAATTCACGCTCGGGGTGCCGGAGGATCAATTCTTCCACAAGGGAGAGGGCCGCTGGCTGGCGCGCCGCGTGCTGGCCGATCGCGTGCCGCACGCGATTGCCACCGAACAGCGCAAGGGCCGGCAGTGCCCCGAGTGGTATCATATTGCGAGCAAGCGGCGCGACGCGATGGCGGCATCGATCGAGCGGATCGAACGATCACCGATCGCCAGCCGGGTGCTCGATATCCCACGCCTGAAGATGCTGCTCGACACATTTCCCAAGGATGCGGAGGCGGCGATGAGCAGCAGTGCCGAGCACGGCCCGATACTTCAGCGCGGCATTCTGATGGGCAGCTTCCTGCGTTGGCACGAAGGCGGCAACGACTAG
- a CDS encoding nucleotidyltransferase family protein — translation MRGKTITRSPVATISPEMRLVAACCRWPATPARDAAVRAAAGDVDWPRFLKLVGRHRVIGLAYAGLSSAGVTLPGNGARWLMTRVAQMAEQNRILGAESARLQSLLDAAGIPSLLVKGAPLAELAYGSLAIKHAKDIDLLVRPVDLAAALALVRGDGYELWLPARELTERQLGDVMRHSRDIALINPDRHVQLELHWGLTDNPRMLAGLGATAETQAVTLGQGGPSVRTLARDDLFAYLCVHGAAHGWIRLKWLADVAALAAQLPEVEIERLYRASVERGVGHCAAQALLLSQALLGLTLPAALADELAASRRVRKLVAVALDIMTGPGAEAEIADRRFGQARLIRARFLLSRDWRDLGVNLVTHMTALEDVLAVPLPSRLHLLYPVLRVPLWIGRRAGVIGRTKKEGRAV, via the coding sequence ATGCGGGGCAAGACAATCACCAGGAGTCCGGTCGCAACCATCTCGCCCGAGATGCGGCTGGTCGCGGCATGCTGTCGCTGGCCGGCGACGCCCGCGCGCGACGCGGCAGTGCGGGCCGCCGCCGGTGACGTGGACTGGCCGCGCTTCCTGAAGCTGGTGGGTCGGCATCGGGTGATCGGCCTGGCTTATGCTGGCCTGTCCTCGGCCGGCGTGACCCTGCCCGGGAATGGCGCCCGCTGGCTGATGACTCGCGTTGCGCAGATGGCCGAGCAGAACAGGATCCTGGGGGCGGAATCGGCGCGCCTGCAATCTCTGCTCGACGCAGCGGGGATCCCGTCACTGCTGGTCAAGGGTGCGCCGCTCGCCGAGCTCGCTTATGGGTCGCTCGCGATCAAGCACGCCAAGGATATCGACTTGCTGGTACGCCCGGTCGATCTGGCTGCCGCGCTCGCGCTGGTGCGGGGCGATGGCTATGAGCTTTGGCTGCCGGCCAGGGAATTGACCGAACGCCAGCTTGGCGATGTCATGCGTCACAGCCGCGACATCGCGCTGATCAATCCCGATCGCCACGTGCAGCTCGAACTTCACTGGGGCCTGACCGACAATCCGCGTATGCTCGCCGGGCTCGGTGCAACGGCCGAGACGCAAGCGGTGACGCTCGGCCAGGGCGGACCCAGCGTGCGCACGCTCGCGCGCGACGATCTGTTCGCCTATCTCTGCGTCCATGGCGCGGCGCATGGCTGGATCAGGTTGAAATGGCTCGCCGACGTCGCCGCGCTCGCCGCTCAACTCCCAGAGGTGGAAATCGAGCGATTGTACCGTGCTTCGGTCGAGCGCGGCGTAGGACATTGCGCGGCACAGGCTCTGCTCCTGTCGCAGGCGCTGCTCGGCCTGACATTGCCGGCGGCCCTGGCGGATGAACTGGCTGCCAGCCGCCGCGTGCGCAAGCTGGTCGCTGTCGCACTCGACATCATGACCGGGCCGGGCGCGGAGGCGGAGATTGCCGATCGCCGCTTTGGTCAGGCGCGGCTGATCCGGGCGCGGTTCCTGCTCTCGCGCGACTGGCGCGATCTCGGCGTCAATCTCGTCACGCATATGACCGCGTTGGAGGACGTGCTGGCCGTACCGCTGCCATCACGGTTGCATCTCCTCTACCCTGTGTTGCGCGTGCCGCTATGGATTGGGCGGCGGGCCGGAGTCATCGGCCGCACCAAAAAGGAGGGGAGGGCGGTATGA
- a CDS encoding helix-turn-helix domain-containing protein, giving the protein METRPSTFKPAYVRQAKELYAQGLTDRELAAAFGVSRSTIFRWRAAYPEFAEATKLGKDVADDRVERALYERAIGYEEEAVRVYHPADAEEPVIVRYQREVRPDVTAALQWMRARRPGIWARPMPPPEEDTNWAEEMRRAAERIGDQALPEFRAAYCAPARE; this is encoded by the coding sequence ATGGAAACGCGTCCCTCGACCTTCAAACCCGCTTATGTCCGTCAGGCGAAGGAGCTTTACGCGCAGGGCCTGACCGATCGCGAGCTTGCCGCGGCATTCGGTGTCTCGCGTAGCACCATCTTCCGCTGGCGCGCCGCTTATCCTGAGTTCGCCGAGGCGACAAAGCTTGGCAAAGACGTTGCCGACGATCGCGTCGAACGCGCGCTGTACGAACGCGCGATCGGTTATGAAGAGGAAGCGGTCCGCGTCTATCACCCGGCGGACGCCGAGGAGCCGGTGATCGTGCGCTACCAGCGCGAGGTCCGCCCCGATGTCACCGCTGCGCTGCAATGGATGCGCGCTCGCCGCCCCGGTATCTGGGCTCGCCCCATGCCGCCGCCTGAGGAGGATACAAACTGGGCCGAGGAAATGCGCCGGGCGGCAGAGCGGATCGGCGACCAGGCATTGCCTGAATTCCGTGCGGCATACTGTGCTCCGGCCCGCGAATAA
- a CDS encoding tail fiber protein: MSDYFLGEIRMFPWDWPPKYWALCNGAILGIAQNQALFALLGTTYGGNGVQTFALPDLRGRVILGMGQLPGGSYYPEGAMGGVENVTLVTSQIPAHNHMMIATGANGNVAAAAGNYLSNAQTTPAGGSDELIYVNTTTNSVALAGTSISSSGGSLPHYNMQPYLTVNYCIATSGIFPSRN, encoded by the coding sequence ATGTCGGATTATTTCTTGGGCGAAATCCGTATGTTTCCATGGGACTGGCCACCCAAATATTGGGCGCTGTGCAACGGCGCCATCCTGGGCATCGCACAGAATCAGGCATTGTTCGCCTTGCTAGGCACTACTTATGGCGGCAACGGCGTCCAGACCTTCGCCCTGCCCGACCTGCGCGGGCGGGTTATCCTGGGCATGGGCCAGCTTCCGGGCGGATCCTATTATCCCGAAGGCGCGATGGGCGGCGTCGAGAACGTCACGCTCGTTACCAGCCAGATCCCGGCGCACAATCATATGATGATCGCGACGGGGGCAAACGGCAACGTCGCGGCCGCGGCAGGAAATTATCTGAGCAATGCGCAGACCACGCCGGCGGGCGGGAGCGATGAGCTGATCTACGTCAACACCACGACGAATTCAGTCGCGCTTGCCGGAACGAGTATTTCGAGCAGCGGTGGCAGCCTGCCGCATTACAACATGCAGCCTTATCTGACCGTCAATTACTGTATCGCGACATCGGGCATCTTCCCCTCGCGCAACTGA
- a CDS encoding tail fiber protein, with protein MTPYLGEIRLFGGYFAPANWHLCDGSLLSIADYDTLFSLLGTTYGGDGQTTFALPDLRGRFPIGQGQGAGLSPHFVGEMAGTEQVTLLQTQMPAHSHSLVAQAATGNTASPSANSLAQPADGDLLYLNPTGLTPNDVTLPVDVVQPAGGNQPHNNQMPTLTATYIISLAGIYPSRN; from the coding sequence ATGACTCCTTATCTTGGCGAAATCCGCCTGTTCGGCGGGTATTTTGCACCCGCGAACTGGCATCTCTGCGATGGATCGCTGTTGTCGATCGCGGACTACGACACACTATTCTCGCTGCTTGGCACAACCTATGGCGGCGATGGCCAGACCACGTTCGCCTTGCCCGACCTGCGTGGCCGCTTCCCGATCGGTCAGGGCCAGGGCGCTGGGCTGTCGCCGCATTTCGTCGGCGAAATGGCAGGGACTGAGCAGGTGACGCTTTTGCAGACGCAAATGCCGGCGCACTCCCACAGCCTCGTCGCCCAGGCGGCGACCGGAAACACGGCCAGTCCCAGCGCAAATTCGCTGGCCCAGCCGGCGGATGGCGATCTGCTCTATCTCAATCCGACCGGGCTTACGCCGAACGACGTGACGCTTCCTGTCGATGTCGTGCAGCCGGCCGGCGGGAACCAGCCACATAACAACCAGATGCCCACATTGACGGCAACCTACATTATTTCGCTCGCTGGCATCTATCCCAGCCGCAACTGA
- a CDS encoding HD-GYP domain-containing protein — protein sequence MRDHRDDRERATPMADNAAGAEPLPRVADRLIAEDWRGPVIAVARLPGKRAAVPAVSRPALHLKAKPGDWRTERSRAVAVVAEGVVAIEGAMAAAAEGRPIDLRALTPIISAITASIARDPVAVPIVTRLKRRHEYTYVHSVAVCGLMIAFARQLNLDEAVVHEIGLAGLLHDIGKARIPNLLLDKAGALTNDEFRLVKSHTERGVEILSRTEGISPLVIDVCLNHHERIDGRGYPYGKTIDTLSLYARMAAICDVYDAVTSQRSYKRAWSAGEAIEWMMGSSGHFDRQLLSVFVPTLGAFPVGSLVRLDSQRLGVVAGDRPEVDPMNPMVRAFYCASTGRRIAWRDVDTRHDRVMAVESAAAWGLEDWPAIRAAALGGAAAREG from the coding sequence ATGCGGGACCATCGCGACGATCGTGAGCGGGCAACACCGATGGCGGACAACGCCGCCGGTGCGGAGCCGTTGCCGCGCGTCGCCGATCGGCTGATCGCGGAGGATTGGCGTGGCCCCGTCATTGCGGTCGCGCGGTTGCCGGGCAAACGCGCGGCTGTGCCAGCGGTCAGCCGCCCGGCGCTGCACCTGAAAGCCAAGCCCGGCGACTGGCGGACGGAGCGGTCGCGCGCGGTGGCGGTGGTGGCCGAAGGCGTGGTGGCGATCGAGGGGGCGATGGCGGCCGCGGCGGAGGGCCGGCCGATCGACCTGCGCGCGCTGACCCCGATCATCTCCGCGATCACCGCATCGATCGCGCGCGATCCCGTTGCGGTGCCGATCGTCACGCGGCTGAAGCGGCGTCACGAATATACCTATGTCCATTCGGTCGCGGTGTGCGGGTTGATGATCGCGTTTGCGCGGCAGCTCAACCTGGACGAAGCGGTGGTGCATGAGATCGGGCTGGCCGGGCTGCTCCACGATATCGGCAAGGCGCGCATCCCCAATTTGCTGCTCGATAAGGCAGGCGCGCTGACCAATGACGAATTCCGGCTGGTCAAATCGCACACCGAGCGCGGGGTCGAGATATTGTCGCGGACCGAAGGCATATCGCCGCTGGTGATCGATGTATGCCTGAACCATCACGAGCGGATCGACGGCCGCGGTTACCCGTATGGCAAGACGATCGACACTCTCAGCCTTTATGCGCGGATGGCGGCGATCTGCGACGTGTACGACGCGGTGACCTCGCAACGATCGTACAAGCGCGCCTGGTCGGCGGGCGAGGCGATCGAGTGGATGATGGGATCGTCGGGCCATTTCGACCGGCAATTGCTGTCGGTCTTCGTGCCCACGCTGGGCGCGTTTCCGGTCGGGTCGCTGGTCCGGCTCGACAGCCAGCGGCTCGGCGTGGTGGCGGGCGACCGGCCCGAGGTCGACCCGATGAACCCAATGGTCCGCGCCTTTTACTGCGCGTCGACCGGACGGCGCATCGCCTGGCGCGATGTCGACACGCGGCACGACCGGGTGATGGCGGTGGAGAGCGCGGCGGCGTGGGGGCTGGAGGACTGGCCGGCGATCCGCGCGGCGGCTCTGGGTGGCGCGGCGGCGCGGGAGGGCTAG
- a CDS encoding TetR/AcrR family transcriptional regulator has protein sequence MSETTVENLGRTESKRRTILDAATTLFLRQGFLGTSMDEVASLASVSKQTVYKQFASKEALFVGIVQSLTGHASDRVQTGMEDPADAAEMADELRGHADRLLTIALTPQLLQLRRLVIGEAMRFPELGKALYEGGPGRAISGLATVLERWAQRGLLTVDDPLVAATQFNWLIMGEPVNRAMFYGDEGASMTSAKRDAHVGAAIRVFLAAYEPGRSRS, from the coding sequence ATGAGTGAAACGACGGTCGAAAACCTGGGCCGAACGGAATCCAAACGGCGCACGATCCTGGATGCGGCGACGACATTGTTCCTGCGCCAGGGCTTTCTCGGCACGAGCATGGACGAGGTCGCGTCGCTCGCGTCGGTTTCGAAGCAGACCGTCTACAAGCAATTCGCGAGCAAGGAGGCGTTGTTCGTTGGGATCGTGCAGAGCCTGACCGGCCACGCTTCCGACCGGGTCCAGACGGGAATGGAGGACCCCGCAGACGCGGCGGAGATGGCGGACGAGCTTCGCGGGCATGCCGATCGATTGTTGACGATCGCGCTCACACCGCAGTTGCTGCAGCTTCGCCGGCTCGTGATCGGGGAGGCAATGCGATTTCCGGAGCTGGGCAAGGCGCTATACGAAGGTGGGCCGGGTCGGGCGATCAGCGGCCTGGCGACGGTATTAGAGCGCTGGGCTCAGCGCGGATTGCTGACGGTCGACGATCCATTGGTCGCGGCAACACAATTCAACTGGTTGATCATGGGTGAGCCGGTCAACCGAGCGATGTTCTATGGCGATGAGGGGGCAAGCATGACCTCCGCCAAAAGGGACGCCCATGTCGGCGCCGCTATTCGGGTCTTCCTCGCGGCCTATGAACCGGGTCGATCCCGTTCCTGA